The following coding sequences lie in one Jonesia denitrificans DSM 20603 genomic window:
- a CDS encoding cytochrome c biogenesis protein ResB, whose protein sequence is MANSQSRGQAPIAPELSVGGWLRFLWRQLTSMRVALLLLMLLAVAAIPGSVFPQWDQDAVATAQYVADHPDSAVWLDRLGFFSVYSSPWFSAIYLLLFTSLIGCIIPRVGVYATALRMPPPRVPRVLTRFPGHSVRAWEDVDAAGAATRIAEALRGGRLWRRFRVDSSQGDDGQWLVAAERGYAREAGNLLFHISLVGILVSFGVGQAVEYRGQAIVQVGRGFVNAQVAYDTFESGSLFRDEIMPNFRVTLDDFTSSFRVTDSKAEDFTAFVTVTDSGGQRAERTIKVNAPLNVDGANIYLMGNGHAPVVTVRDAAGEVAFSGAVTFLPEDAQYTSRGVIKVPDVSTGDQLGFNGYLLPTAQFTGDTVRSLYPEALDPYLVLDLYVGDLGLDEGIPQNVYQLSTNRMTPVAGTAAGTPPVILAQGETVDLPQGLGTITFEDTVRYAAFDVRADPMLPWLLVFSVLALVGVALSLFVPRRRVWARVTSDDANGVIVEMAALARGEDQGLTFEIDRAWAIATGATARRQRTREL, encoded by the coding sequence ATGGCGAACAGTCAGTCTCGTGGTCAGGCGCCGATTGCTCCTGAGTTGTCAGTGGGTGGTTGGTTGCGGTTTTTATGGCGGCAGTTAACGTCGATGCGGGTTGCGTTGTTGCTGTTGATGTTGCTTGCTGTGGCCGCGATCCCGGGCTCTGTCTTTCCGCAGTGGGATCAAGATGCGGTCGCCACTGCTCAGTATGTTGCCGACCATCCTGATTCGGCGGTGTGGTTGGATCGGTTGGGTTTCTTTTCGGTGTATTCGTCACCGTGGTTTTCTGCGATCTATCTCCTGCTGTTCACATCCCTGATTGGGTGCATTATTCCGCGGGTGGGTGTGTATGCCACGGCATTGCGCATGCCGCCTCCGCGTGTTCCGCGAGTGTTGACGAGGTTTCCTGGTCACAGTGTGCGCGCCTGGGAAGATGTCGATGCTGCTGGTGCGGCGACTCGGATTGCTGAGGCGCTGCGCGGGGGGCGTCTGTGGCGTCGGTTTCGGGTGGATTCTTCCCAGGGGGACGATGGCCAGTGGTTGGTTGCCGCTGAGCGTGGGTATGCACGGGAGGCGGGGAACCTGCTTTTTCACATCTCGCTCGTGGGGATTTTGGTGAGCTTTGGGGTGGGTCAGGCGGTGGAGTATCGCGGTCAGGCCATTGTGCAGGTGGGGCGGGGGTTTGTGAACGCCCAGGTCGCCTACGACACGTTTGAGTCTGGGTCGTTGTTCCGTGATGAGATTATGCCGAACTTCCGGGTCACACTTGATGACTTCACGTCCTCGTTTCGGGTCACTGATTCGAAGGCGGAAGATTTCACCGCGTTTGTCACGGTGACTGACAGTGGCGGCCAGCGCGCTGAGCGGACCATTAAGGTCAATGCACCGTTGAATGTTGATGGGGCGAACATTTACCTCATGGGCAATGGGCATGCCCCGGTGGTGACGGTGCGTGATGCGGCGGGTGAGGTGGCGTTTTCTGGTGCTGTGACGTTCCTCCCAGAAGATGCGCAGTACACCTCGCGGGGGGTGATTAAGGTTCCAGATGTGTCCACGGGAGACCAGTTGGGCTTCAACGGGTACTTGTTGCCGACTGCGCAGTTCACTGGTGACACAGTGCGTTCGCTGTACCCCGAGGCGCTTGATCCCTATCTTGTTCTTGATTTGTACGTCGGGGATCTGGGTCTCGATGAGGGGATTCCGCAGAATGTCTACCAACTTTCAACGAACCGGATGACCCCCGTGGCGGGGACTGCGGCAGGAACTCCTCCGGTCATTCTTGCGCAGGGCGAAACCGTTGATCTTCCGCAAGGTCTGGGCACAATCACGTTTGAGGACACTGTTCGTTACGCTGCTTTTGATGTGCGTGCGGACCCGATGCTGCCGTGGTTGTTGGTTTTCTCGGTGCTCGCGTTAGTTGGGGTGGCACTGTCCTTGTTTGTGCCGCGGCGCCGGGTGTGGGCTCGGGTGACATCTGACGATGCGAATGGGGTCATCGTGGAGATGGCCGCGTTGGCGCGTGGTGAGGACCAAGGACTGACTTTTGAGATTGACCGAGCATGGGCCATAGCAACTGGCGCTACCGCTCGACGACAACGAACCCGTGAACTGTAG
- a CDS encoding TlpA family protein disulfide reductase: protein MASPALFTPMKRPVIAVLLALATASGVVGCAQESGNSTDVVQQGYQSGDGSITTWDPADRPGPVVLEGVSMTGDQVTTEQWQGQIVVLNTWYAACPPCRAEADDLVAVASARADDGVQFLGINRHDDTGTAAAFEREHGVTWPSLHDVDGAATAALSGVVPVKAVPTTVIVDEQGRVAARVLGEVSEATLNGLIDDVRAASGVDAP, encoded by the coding sequence GTGGCTTCCCCAGCTTTGTTCACCCCCATGAAACGTCCCGTTATTGCAGTTCTTCTCGCCCTCGCTACTGCCAGTGGCGTGGTCGGCTGCGCCCAGGAATCCGGTAATTCCACTGATGTGGTCCAGCAGGGCTACCAATCGGGCGATGGGTCGATCACGACCTGGGATCCCGCTGACCGCCCTGGCCCAGTTGTGCTGGAAGGTGTGTCGATGACTGGTGATCAGGTGACTACTGAACAGTGGCAAGGGCAGATCGTTGTCCTCAACACCTGGTACGCCGCGTGCCCGCCATGCCGGGCGGAGGCGGATGACCTTGTTGCTGTGGCGAGCGCCCGCGCTGATGATGGTGTGCAATTTTTGGGGATTAATCGCCACGATGACACCGGGACGGCCGCAGCGTTTGAACGTGAACATGGTGTGACCTGGCCGAGCCTTCATGATGTTGATGGTGCTGCCACAGCTGCGTTGTCGGGGGTGGTCCCTGTCAAGGCAGTGCCCACCACGGTGATTGTTGACGAGCAGGGGCGAGTTGCTGCTCGCGTCTTGGGTGAGGTCAGCGAAGCGACACTCAATGGGTTGATTGATGATGTGCGTGCCGCCTCGGGTGTGGATGCCCCGTGA
- a CDS encoding DUF3048 domain-containing protein, producing the protein MNVVSPVSRVVGDGRRWRERRVRVQVVSALVAAASMVAVAGCGTTEPAPTVTATATTTPDAQMSKSAPPEPEVTPVWPLTGRETSKDTDRPVVSVKVENSASARPQSGLEDADVVWETIVEFDVSRLIAVFHSRYGRDVGPIRSVRPMDPTVVAPLGGALVYSGGQSGILKLARGMSTVTTIDENNASGSMWRARGRYAPHNLYGDTTKMAGLVGKKYASEPKEQFAFAPDAASATAVTQGRRSNGASLVMSSLSAPSWTWNSDDKTFMRFEGGSAHVSATAGQLSAVNVVVIEAKHIDSGFNAQNNAPVPDYVLTGTGKATVWSHGHVVRGTWHKKKKSSALVLRTTDGDELLLAPGNTWVELLPQGKGTVTVK; encoded by the coding sequence GTGAATGTGGTGAGTCCAGTGTCCCGTGTGGTGGGCGACGGTCGGCGTTGGCGTGAGCGTCGCGTTCGTGTCCAGGTTGTTTCTGCTCTGGTCGCGGCGGCCAGCATGGTGGCAGTTGCTGGGTGCGGCACAACAGAACCTGCACCAACAGTCACTGCGACGGCGACCACAACTCCTGATGCGCAGATGTCGAAGTCTGCGCCACCAGAACCAGAGGTCACGCCCGTGTGGCCGTTGACGGGGCGGGAAACATCAAAGGATACCGACCGCCCAGTGGTGTCGGTGAAAGTGGAGAACTCAGCATCCGCCCGGCCGCAATCCGGACTTGAAGACGCTGATGTGGTGTGGGAGACCATTGTTGAGTTTGATGTGTCTCGGTTGATTGCTGTGTTTCATTCGCGCTATGGGCGTGATGTGGGGCCAATTAGAAGTGTGCGTCCTATGGACCCGACAGTCGTTGCGCCGCTGGGCGGGGCGTTGGTGTACTCGGGTGGTCAATCCGGAATCCTCAAGCTCGCCCGTGGAATGTCAACGGTGACCACAATTGATGAAAACAACGCAAGTGGGTCGATGTGGCGGGCCCGCGGCCGCTATGCACCCCACAATCTGTATGGTGACACCACAAAGATGGCGGGTTTGGTGGGAAAAAAGTATGCCTCCGAACCCAAGGAGCAGTTTGCGTTTGCTCCTGATGCGGCTTCAGCCACAGCGGTTACTCAGGGGCGCCGGTCCAATGGGGCGTCGTTAGTCATGTCGTCGCTGTCTGCACCGTCCTGGACGTGGAATAGTGATGACAAGACGTTCATGCGGTTCGAAGGCGGCAGTGCGCACGTCTCGGCAACTGCCGGTCAATTGTCTGCAGTGAATGTGGTGGTCATTGAAGCCAAACACATTGATTCAGGGTTTAATGCCCAGAACAATGCCCCTGTACCTGACTATGTGTTAACCGGAACCGGGAAAGCAACAGTGTGGTCACACGGACATGTGGTGCGCGGGACGTGGCACAAAAAGAAGAAGTCATCAGCGTTGGTGCTGCGGACCACTGACGGTGACGAACTGCTGTTGGCGCCGGGAAACACGTGGGTAGAACTCCTCCCACAAGGCAAAGGGACCGTCACGGTCAAGTAA
- a CDS encoding DUF4229 domain-containing protein, translating to MPLVVYSLIRIGLILLCAWGLFEAGARGLVLWLLAIVLGMMLSYLLFRGPRDAAARYLQERSEHHSARASSKRCGKGAQEDNAHEDGLAQ from the coding sequence GTGCCACTCGTTGTGTATTCTCTGATCCGTATCGGTCTTATTCTCTTGTGCGCCTGGGGCCTTTTTGAGGCAGGCGCACGCGGTCTTGTCTTGTGGCTGTTGGCCATTGTGTTAGGGATGATGCTGTCTTACCTGTTGTTTCGTGGTCCACGCGATGCGGCAGCACGCTACCTCCAGGAGCGTAGCGAACATCACTCTGCGCGAGCATCGTCAAAGCGTTGTGGAAAGGGCGCCCAGGAAGACAACGCTCATGAGGACGGGCTCGCACAGTAG
- a CDS encoding cytochrome c biogenesis CcdA family protein, producing the protein MSSIGDAFATTAFSGSMVLALPVALLAGLVSFASPCVVPLVPGYIGFVSGLAAQNVTPGPGVGSRVASWRVVWGVLLFVVGFTAVFVTAGVLTGAVGAALNQWTDIISQVLGVLVIVMGLAFMGVFSRLQWEARLHVTPRAGLWGAPVLGVVFGLGWTPCLGPTLVAINALALSEGTWQRGALLAVAYSLGLGLPFIALGVALNRSRPVLAWLKRHRRGVQVAGGLMLTILGVALVTGVWTWLSSQMSLWIGGTGTVV; encoded by the coding sequence ATGTCCTCGATTGGTGACGCCTTTGCGACGACAGCTTTTTCTGGGTCAATGGTGCTGGCGTTACCTGTTGCTCTTCTGGCCGGGCTAGTGTCTTTTGCCTCGCCGTGTGTTGTTCCCCTCGTTCCTGGCTACATCGGGTTTGTCTCCGGGTTGGCAGCTCAGAATGTGACCCCTGGCCCCGGTGTTGGGTCACGCGTGGCGTCGTGGCGTGTGGTGTGGGGTGTCCTCCTTTTCGTGGTCGGTTTCACGGCAGTCTTTGTCACTGCGGGAGTTCTCACGGGAGCGGTGGGTGCGGCACTGAACCAGTGGACTGACATCATTTCTCAGGTGTTGGGGGTGCTCGTCATTGTCATGGGACTGGCGTTTATGGGGGTTTTTTCGCGGCTTCAGTGGGAGGCGCGTCTGCATGTGACACCTCGGGCGGGGCTGTGGGGAGCCCCTGTGTTAGGTGTGGTGTTCGGGTTGGGGTGGACTCCGTGTTTGGGCCCCACGTTGGTGGCGATCAACGCGTTGGCGTTGTCGGAAGGCACGTGGCAGCGCGGCGCGCTGTTGGCGGTTGCGTATTCTTTGGGGTTGGGATTGCCGTTTATCGCATTGGGTGTGGCCCTGAACCGTTCCCGACCGGTATTAGCGTGGCTGAAACGTCACCGTCGTGGTGTGCAGGTGGCAGGCGGGTTGATGCTGACCATCCTCGGGGTAGCGCTGGTGACTGGTGTGTGGACGTGGTTGTCCTCCCAGATGTCGTTGTGGATTGGCGGGACAGGGACGGTGGTGTAG
- a CDS encoding PLDc N-terminal domain-containing protein translates to MLRAVLFFAIFLSALYCLIDLINSDEHKRGGAPKFLWAVVIILLPLLGPLIWIVFTSGRSGTTPVHPMRGSGRGPVRPAGPRAPDDDPDFLWRLAREQRKNGTGPSAGSPTTSSPSSPNPPQQGPPQSDSSTPDEDDHGDEPPHTDDPHSDAPRQ, encoded by the coding sequence ATGCTTCGTGCTGTGTTGTTCTTCGCCATATTTTTGTCCGCCCTGTACTGCCTCATTGATCTCATCAACTCTGATGAACACAAACGTGGTGGTGCGCCAAAATTCTTGTGGGCGGTTGTCATTATTTTGCTGCCGCTTCTTGGTCCTTTGATCTGGATTGTTTTCACCTCCGGTCGTTCTGGAACAACCCCGGTCCACCCGATGCGTGGATCTGGGCGCGGGCCGGTTCGTCCGGCAGGTCCCAGGGCGCCTGACGACGACCCTGACTTTCTGTGGCGGCTCGCCCGCGAACAACGAAAGAACGGGACAGGCCCGTCAGCGGGTTCACCAACCACGTCATCACCATCATCACCGAACCCGCCGCAGCAAGGCCCACCACAGTCGGATTCTTCCACCCCCGATGAGGACGACCATGGAGACGAGCCACCTCACACAGATGACCCACACAGCGATGCCCCCCGCCAGTAA
- a CDS encoding 1,4-dihydroxy-2-naphthoyl-CoA synthase, translating to MSELPTTVSDTFDPTVWRTVDGFEDLTDMTYHRGVDRSGDGEVDLPVVRVAFDRPEVRNAFRPHTVDELSRILDHARMTSSVGTVLLTGNGPSPRDGGWAFCSGGDQRIRGRDGYRYVADNSAQTADSIDPARAGRLHILEVQRLIRMMPKVVVALVSGWAAGGGHSLHVVADLSIASRQHARFMQTDANVGSFDGGYGSAYLARQVGQKRAREIFFLAREYSAQDALDWGAVNDVVDHEDLEAAGLEYARIIATKSPQAIRMLKYAFNLPDDGLMGQQVFAGEATRLAYMTDEAVEGRDAFLERRDPQWDQFPYYF from the coding sequence ACTGTGTCTGACACTTTTGATCCCACTGTGTGGCGCACTGTTGACGGGTTTGAGGACCTGACTGACATGACCTATCACCGTGGTGTTGACCGATCTGGGGATGGGGAGGTGGATTTGCCTGTTGTGCGGGTGGCGTTTGATCGCCCTGAGGTGCGCAATGCGTTTCGGCCGCACACGGTGGATGAGTTGTCCCGAATTTTGGATCATGCCCGGATGACGTCCAGTGTGGGCACGGTGTTGCTGACCGGTAATGGACCCAGCCCGCGTGATGGTGGGTGGGCTTTTTGTTCTGGTGGGGATCAACGGATTCGTGGTCGTGATGGCTACCGTTATGTGGCGGACAACAGCGCTCAGACGGCTGATTCGATTGATCCTGCCCGGGCGGGGCGGTTGCACATTCTTGAGGTGCAGCGTTTGATTCGGATGATGCCGAAGGTGGTTGTTGCCTTGGTGAGTGGGTGGGCTGCGGGGGGTGGCCATTCGTTGCATGTTGTTGCTGATTTGTCTATCGCCAGCCGCCAACATGCCCGGTTTATGCAGACCGATGCGAACGTGGGTTCCTTTGATGGTGGGTACGGGTCAGCGTATTTGGCGCGTCAGGTGGGGCAGAAGCGTGCTCGGGAGATTTTTTTCTTGGCCCGCGAGTACAGCGCTCAGGATGCCTTGGACTGGGGTGCAGTCAATGATGTTGTTGACCATGAGGATTTGGAAGCAGCGGGGTTGGAGTATGCCCGGATTATTGCCACCAAGTCGCCTCAGGCTATTCGTATGCTGAAGTACGCGTTCAATTTGCCTGATGACGGACTCATGGGGCAGCAAGTGTTCGCAGGTGAGGCGACACGGTTGGCGTATATGACTGACGAAGCTGTGGAGGGGCGTGATGCGTTCCTTGAGCGTCGTGACCCGCAGTGGGATCAGTTCCCTTACTATTTCTGA
- the ccsB gene encoding c-type cytochrome biogenesis protein CcsB, with translation MNLSELSDYFVWGTVSAYTLAMVAFAIDLAKVAENVRSDERPTYVGRSTRALGIAMALTTVGVLFHLVAAIVRGFAAGRVPWANMYEFTLTGTLAAVGVFLVVNLWKEIRFLGVFVTVLAITFLMVGLQAFHIDADGVEPALQSYWIVIHVGIAVLATGLFTVAFIISVLQLMRAAWNRATEAGNTPRWAWRAVLPAPDRLEALSFRLNAVAFVMWTFTIIGGAVWANDAWGRAWNWDPKEVWSFIVWVIYAAYLHARATRGWDGQRAAWFVVVGYAAVLFNFTGVNILFDGLHSYAQLPQ, from the coding sequence ATGAATCTCAGTGAACTGAGTGATTACTTTGTGTGGGGAACGGTCAGCGCGTACACGCTCGCGATGGTGGCGTTCGCCATAGATTTGGCGAAAGTCGCCGAGAATGTGCGCTCTGATGAACGCCCTACCTATGTGGGTCGGTCGACTCGGGCGCTGGGTATTGCCATGGCCTTAACCACTGTGGGGGTGCTCTTTCACCTGGTTGCCGCGATTGTGCGAGGGTTCGCGGCAGGCCGGGTGCCGTGGGCTAACATGTATGAATTTACGTTGACTGGAACACTAGCCGCTGTGGGTGTCTTCCTCGTGGTCAACCTATGGAAAGAGATCCGGTTTCTTGGTGTCTTTGTGACTGTTCTTGCGATCACTTTCCTTATGGTGGGGTTGCAAGCGTTCCACATCGACGCTGATGGTGTGGAACCAGCGTTGCAGTCGTACTGGATTGTTATCCACGTGGGTATCGCAGTGTTAGCGACCGGGTTGTTCACTGTGGCGTTCATTATTTCGGTGCTGCAGTTGATGCGTGCTGCGTGGAATCGGGCAACTGAAGCAGGCAATACCCCACGGTGGGCGTGGCGTGCTGTCCTTCCAGCCCCTGATCGGCTTGAGGCGTTGTCTTTCCGCCTCAACGCGGTGGCTTTTGTCATGTGGACCTTCACGATCATTGGTGGCGCTGTGTGGGCTAATGACGCGTGGGGTCGAGCGTGGAACTGGGACCCCAAAGAAGTATGGTCCTTCATTGTGTGGGTCATCTACGCCGCCTACCTGCATGCACGTGCCACTCGCGGCTGGGATGGTCAACGCGCTGCCTGGTTTGTTGTGGTGGGGTATGCCGCTGTGCTCTTTAACTTCACCGGCGTCAACATTTTGTTTGACGGGCTCCACTCCTACGCCCAACTCCCACAGTAA
- a CDS encoding MarR family winged helix-turn-helix transcriptional regulator, giving the protein MSAETTEFTNWLTPEQQQHWRRYLEGNARLWDALARDLESATQLSLSEYEILVRLSERDLRTMRMSELAQELAQSRSRITHTVRRLEGRGLVYRAHTPRDGRGVNCVMTRLGHDVLRRAAPIHVASVRARLIDVISDEELAVLGAVFERLVQVVSDESHED; this is encoded by the coding sequence ATGAGCGCGGAGACCACAGAGTTCACCAACTGGCTCACACCAGAACAGCAGCAGCACTGGCGGCGTTACCTCGAGGGTAATGCTCGGCTCTGGGATGCACTCGCGCGAGACCTCGAATCAGCGACCCAACTATCGCTCAGCGAGTACGAAATTCTCGTGCGCCTATCCGAGCGAGACCTGCGCACCATGCGGATGTCCGAACTCGCCCAGGAACTGGCTCAGTCGCGCTCGCGGATCACCCACACTGTCCGCAGGCTGGAGGGGAGAGGGCTGGTCTATCGGGCGCACACTCCACGCGATGGGCGAGGGGTGAACTGCGTCATGACCAGACTTGGGCATGACGTGTTGCGCAGAGCTGCCCCCATTCACGTGGCCTCAGTTCGTGCCCGCCTCATCGATGTGATCAGTGACGAAGAGTTGGCTGTCCTGGGGGCAGTTTTCGAACGGTTGGTCCAGGTTGTGTCAGATGAAAGTCACGAGGACTGA
- a CDS encoding 1,4-dihydroxy-2-naphthoate polyprenyltransferase, with the protein MATMSEWISGARPRTLPAAAAPVLIGAGAAAHINAYSPTLTLLALAVAFALQIGVNYANDYSDGVRGTDLDRVGPLRLTASGAAPAHTVKIAAFLALGVGAALGLVILALTGHWWLGIVGLAAIAAAWFYTGGRRPYGYAGYGEVGVFVFFGLVATLGTQYIQADTVTWPGALGAVGVGLIACALLMVNNIRDIPTDHLAGKHTLAVKLGEHRARSTYVAMIWLPLIIAVIQGFWVPWTFLTLLLLVPATMLALAVRVGARGKLLIPVLAGTGLYELGYGILFGGALALAGS; encoded by the coding sequence ATGGCGACCATGAGCGAATGGATCAGTGGCGCACGGCCACGCACACTCCCCGCAGCAGCAGCCCCCGTCCTCATCGGGGCAGGCGCAGCCGCACACATCAACGCCTACTCCCCAACACTCACCCTCCTTGCACTTGCCGTCGCCTTCGCCCTCCAAATCGGGGTGAACTACGCCAACGATTACTCCGACGGTGTCCGGGGAACAGATCTCGACCGCGTTGGCCCCTTGCGATTAACCGCATCAGGTGCTGCCCCAGCCCACACCGTGAAAATAGCCGCCTTCCTTGCCCTAGGGGTCGGTGCAGCTCTTGGGCTTGTCATCCTGGCCCTCACCGGGCATTGGTGGCTTGGCATAGTCGGTCTCGCTGCCATCGCAGCAGCCTGGTTCTACACCGGTGGTCGCCGGCCCTACGGTTACGCCGGCTACGGTGAAGTGGGTGTCTTTGTGTTCTTCGGGCTCGTCGCCACGCTGGGAACACAATACATTCAGGCAGACACCGTCACCTGGCCCGGGGCTCTCGGCGCAGTCGGAGTCGGACTCATCGCCTGCGCTCTTCTCATGGTCAACAACATTCGTGACATCCCCACCGACCACCTAGCCGGCAAACACACCCTCGCCGTAAAACTTGGGGAACACCGCGCACGATCCACCTATGTCGCCATGATCTGGCTACCGCTCATCATCGCTGTCATCCAAGGATTCTGGGTCCCTTGGACCTTCCTCACCCTGCTGCTCCTCGTCCCCGCCACCATGCTGGCGCTTGCCGTGCGTGTTGGGGCACGAGGGAAACTCCTTATCCCCGTCCTTGCGGGAACCGGACTCTACGAACTGGGCTACGGGATACTCTTTGGTGGTGCACTCGCCCTTGCCGGTTCATAG
- a CDS encoding histidine phosphatase family protein translates to MSTTIVHLLRHGEVHNPDKILYGRLPHYRLSELGQEMAARVATHLHDGGHDITAVVASPLQRAQETAAPTAATYGLDIITDERLIEAENYFEGKTFGVGDGSLRHPEHWPRLINPFRPSWGEAYKEQVARMHAAVDAARERARGHEALLVSHQLPIWIARQAYEKKKLWHDPRKRECNLASLTSLTFTNDVLVAVNYSEPVADLYPGASRVAGA, encoded by the coding sequence ATGTCTACAACGATCGTGCATTTGCTGCGCCACGGCGAGGTCCACAACCCTGACAAAATCTTGTACGGGAGATTGCCCCACTACCGGTTGTCTGAGCTGGGTCAAGAAATGGCCGCGCGAGTGGCAACCCACCTTCACGACGGAGGGCATGACATCACTGCTGTCGTGGCTTCGCCGTTGCAGCGTGCACAGGAAACAGCTGCTCCCACTGCCGCAACGTATGGTCTTGACATCATCACAGATGAGCGGCTCATTGAGGCGGAAAACTACTTTGAGGGGAAAACTTTCGGTGTGGGCGACGGCTCCTTACGTCACCCAGAGCACTGGCCGCGCCTCATCAACCCCTTTCGTCCTTCCTGGGGGGAAGCGTACAAAGAGCAGGTCGCTCGGATGCACGCTGCCGTGGACGCAGCACGTGAGCGTGCGCGTGGACATGAGGCGTTGCTCGTCTCGCATCAGCTTCCCATCTGGATTGCTCGGCAAGCGTATGAGAAGAAGAAGTTGTGGCACGATCCGCGTAAACGCGAATGCAATTTGGCGTCACTGACCTCGTTGACATTCACCAATGACGTTCTTGTTGCGGTCAATTACAGTGAACCGGTTGCAGACCTGTATCCGGGCGCATCGCGAGTTGCCGGCGCGTAA
- a CDS encoding YceI family protein, whose protein sequence is MTAIPTEVTPGTYTVDASHSSASFTVRHAGISKVRGNVPITSATITIADAIEASSVVAELDATGIDTGSADRDGHLKSADFFNVDANPTWTFTSTSVTGTPDDLTVTGDLTINGVTRSVDIDVEYTGAATDPFGNARTAFEGNLEISRKDFGLTWNAALETGGVLVGDKVKIALDISAIKG, encoded by the coding sequence ATGACCGCGATCCCCACAGAAGTCACCCCAGGCACCTACACCGTCGACGCAAGCCACTCCAGCGCATCATTCACTGTGCGCCACGCCGGCATCTCCAAAGTCCGCGGCAACGTACCCATCACATCCGCCACCATCACCATCGCCGACGCCATTGAAGCTTCCAGCGTCGTTGCTGAACTCGACGCCACCGGCATCGACACCGGCTCAGCCGACCGCGACGGTCACCTCAAGTCCGCTGACTTCTTCAACGTCGACGCCAACCCCACCTGGACCTTCACCTCGACCTCCGTAACCGGAACACCTGACGACCTCACCGTCACCGGAGACCTCACCATCAACGGCGTCACCCGCTCCGTTGACATCGACGTCGAGTACACCGGCGCAGCAACCGACCCATTTGGTAACGCCCGCACCGCATTCGAAGGAAACCTCGAAATCTCGCGCAAAGACTTCGGTCTCACCTGGAACGCCGCCCTCGAAACCGGTGGCGTCCTGGTTGGCGACAAAGTCAAGATCGCACTCGACATCTCCGCCATCAAAGGCTGA
- a CDS encoding AMP-binding protein yields MNLSAPPPDGYSYDALATLLHDPSHAQVFVPTSGSTGSAKTVIIPATALINGAQGTAHHLGGHAQWLLALPTTHIAGIQVIARSLVAGTRPVSVDRTAGFTPTAFLQGVSRLNHTFTATSLVPTQLDTLLLDPDHVRRSESIAALRSFNAILLGGAAPTSHLSATITELKLPVTRTYGMSETAGGCVYDGTALPGVTIKLTPDQRIMLTGPTLASGYLDNPAATAAAFPTINNTRWHLTNDLGTLTGGRLTITGRIDDIINTGGVKVAPAPIDDALLTVPGVTGACTVATPHPHWGQAVTAVITVCADSEIPTLNAIRTELSRSLNAAQLPQRLLITTDFPLGPSGKINRRAVAAWATNTVREQGL; encoded by the coding sequence GTGAACTTGTCTGCCCCGCCACCAGATGGCTACAGCTATGACGCTCTCGCCACGCTCCTGCACGACCCCAGCCACGCACAGGTATTTGTTCCTACCTCCGGCAGTACCGGGAGTGCAAAAACGGTGATCATTCCGGCAACAGCACTCATCAACGGTGCGCAGGGCACCGCACACCACCTTGGTGGCCACGCCCAATGGCTCCTGGCATTACCCACCACACACATCGCTGGGATCCAAGTTATCGCCCGCTCCCTCGTCGCTGGAACACGCCCAGTGTCCGTGGACCGCACAGCTGGTTTCACCCCCACCGCTTTCCTCCAAGGCGTGTCACGCTTGAACCACACATTCACCGCAACATCGCTCGTACCCACCCAACTGGACACCCTCCTCTTGGACCCGGACCACGTGCGGCGCAGTGAAAGCATCGCGGCCCTCCGTTCCTTCAACGCCATTCTTTTGGGTGGAGCAGCCCCTACATCTCACCTGTCTGCCACTATCACGGAACTGAAATTACCCGTGACCCGCACCTACGGCATGTCAGAAACAGCAGGCGGATGCGTGTACGACGGCACCGCACTGCCCGGGGTCACAATCAAGCTCACCCCGGATCAGCGCATCATGCTCACCGGACCCACCCTTGCGAGCGGTTACCTTGACAACCCCGCCGCAACCGCAGCAGCATTCCCCACAATCAACAACACCCGCTGGCACCTCACAAACGACCTTGGCACCCTGACAGGCGGACGTCTCACGATCACCGGGCGCATCGACGACATCATCAACACTGGGGGCGTCAAAGTCGCCCCTGCCCCCATTGACGATGCGCTCCTGACTGTGCCCGGCGTCACCGGCGCGTGCACGGTAGCGACCCCCCACCCGCACTGGGGTCAAGCAGTCACCGCTGTCATCACCGTCTGCGCTGACAGCGAGATTCCCACCCTCAACGCAATCCGCACCGAATTGTCCCGTAGTCTTAACGCGGCACAACTCCCGCAACGACTACTCATCACCACCGATTTTCCGCTCGGTCCCAGCGGAAAAATCAACCGACGAGCAGTGGCCGCGTGGGCCACCAACACTGTACGTGAGCAAGGACTCTGA